The Ignavibacteriales bacterium DNA segment AGCTGTCGTGAAGAGAAAAATCGTGAAGCGAATTGAGCAATTGGTTTAACTGAAAGAAAAATTTTGGAATGAAAAAAGAGAGCAATAAGTAAATTAAAAATCCAGCGGATGCAAAGACTATTAATGTAGCCGGAAGTTTATTCATACCATTTTTTTCAAAGATGGAAACAAGCGGAATAAATATGAAAGTCAGCAAAACCGAAATGACTAAAATCACTACAACATCTGCGAGTAAATACAAAATATAAAAGCTAATGAGTAGAGCAGCAGCCAGGAGAATATAAGTGGATTTTTTAGTTGTAGTCATTTCAAATTATTCCAATACTAATTTATGATTGCTTCAACTCGTCTGATGTCCGGCACATCAAGCAGAAGCTGCCGCTCGATACCGGCGCGCAAAGTCATCGGCGACATCGGACAGGCGAGACAAGCACCCGAGAATTTTATTTTTACAATTCCATCTTCCGAAATGCTGATTAGTTGAACATCACCGTCATCAGC contains these protein-coding regions:
- a CDS encoding NifU family protein → MVDISLNEKVIKSLEKVRPFLQADDGDVQLISISEDGIVKIKFSGACLACPMSPMTLRAGIERQLLLDVPDIRRVEAIIN